Part of the Lichenicola cladoniae genome is shown below.
GGCGAGGTCCCGGCCGAGCCGGCTGCCTTCGCCCGTCGCGTCGCCGATACTCTCGTCGCGGCACTGTCCGTTCCGATGGCGTCCCCCGTCCCGGAAGCCTGAAGCGATGGGAGCCGGGCTGAAGCTGGAGCCGCGCACCGATGTCCTCGGTGTCGTCGACCTCCAGGCAAGCTTCATGCCCGGCGGCGAGCTACCCGTCGCGGGCGGCCACAATATCATCCCGATCGTCAACGGTCTGCTGCAGAACCACTTCCGGCACGCCTTCGCCACCCAGGATTGGCACCCAGCCGGCCACACCTCGTTCGCCAGTGCACATCCCGGCCGCAAACCATACGATGTCGTTTCGATGCCCTACGGTCCGCAGATCCTCTGGCCCGATCACGCAGTCCAGGGCACGAAGCATGCCGAGCTGCATCACGACCTGGACAGCCACCGGATCGAGCTTATCATCCGGAAAGGCTGGCGACCCGAACTCGACAGCTACTCGGCATTCCTCGAAAACGACGGCAGGACCCCGACTGGCCTGAAGGGCTGGCTGATCGACCGGGGTGTCCGCCGCCTGTTCCTATGCGGCCTTGCGGCGGATTTCTGCGTCGCCTGGTCTGCCGAGGATGCCGCTCGCGCCGGGTTCGAGACCTTCGTCATCGAGGATGCGACACGCGGCATCGGACTGGAGCAGCCCGACGGCCACACCAGCCTCGATCATGCGAAAGAGCGGCTGACCGGCCTCGGGGTTACGTTCATCCGGTCCACCGACCTCGCCTGACCCCGCCCCATTTGCGGCGATCGTCTCGCTGACCGACACTCGCGCAATGACCCAAGCCGATTCCGCTTCAGCACCACAGACCATGCGCTGGGACCGCCTGCTCGACGACACCCGGCTGGGCAGCGAGCATCGGTCCCGTTCGAGCGCAACCGTGCGATCCACCGAGACGACGCGATCCGAATTCCAGAAGGATCAGGACCGGCTGATCTTTTCCGAGCCGTTCCGCAAGCTCGGCCGCAAGACCCAGGTCCACCCGTTGCCGCAGAACGACCGGGTCCATAACCGGCTGACCCACAGCCTGGAAGTGTCCTGTGTCGGACGGTCCCTGGGTGAGTTGGCCGGCAAGCGCCTGCATGCGGAGGGTCATCTTCCCGTCGGCGTCGTCGCCGCCGACGTCGCCGCGATCGTGCAGGCTGCCTGTCTCGCGCATGACATCGGCAACCCGCCATTCGGCCATGCCGGCGAGTTCGCCATCCGCGACTGGTACGTGAAGCAGGATCCGGCCTTCTTCGCGGGGATGGACATCCCCTGCATCGAGGATCTGCGGACGTTCGAGGGCAACGCCCAGGGCTTCCGCCTGCTGACCAGCCTGGTAGATACGGCTGGCCTCAGGCTGACCTACGCGACGCTCGGCAGCTTCATCAAATATCCCTGGTCGGCTACCCAGGCGCCTCGCTACCGTCCCGGCAAGTTCAGTTATTTCGACTCCGAGCGCGAGGTCTTCGCCACGATCGCCCGGTCGATGGGCCTGCTCGAAGTCGAGCCCGGTGTGTACTGCCGCCACCCGCTGGCCTACTTCGTCGAGGCAGCGGACGACATCTGCTACGCCATCATCGATATCGAGGACGGCATCGAGATGGGCATCCTGCACACCTTCGAGGTGGAGGAGCTGCTTCTCTCCGTCCTGCAGCCGGCCCTCCGCGACCAGTTCACGCAGTTCCGTGACGGACGCTCCGACCGCCAGCGCGTCCGCTGGCTGCGCGGCAAGGCCGTCGACCTGCTGATCGAGGGGTGCGCAGCCAGCTTCTTCGACAACGCAGACGCAATCCTCAGCGGACGCTTTCCGTCCACCCTGGTCGAAGTCGGCAACCCCGACATCGCGCGTGGCGTCGCGGCAGCGAAGACCCTGGCACGCGAGCGGATCTTCACCCACACCCGCAAGATGGAGATCGAGATCGGCGCCTATGCCGCAGTCGACACCTTGCTCGACGCCTGTTCCGACGCCGCCCGCGAGCTCCTCGCCGCCGGCAGCGGACATACTCTCTCCTACCGGGCCTCGCGCATTCTCGGACTGATGGGCGAGTCTGCGCCCACCGAGAAAACCGGGCTGGAGGACAGCTATCGCCTGATCAACGACTTTCTTTCCAGCCTGACCGACAACCGCGCCACCGAACTTGCCCAGGTCATTCGCGGCCGCGGCTGAGGCACTTGCCCTGACCCCAAAAACCCCATAGAACCCGCGCCATCGCAAGGGATGGGTGCGTAGCTCAGCGGTAGAGCATCGCCTTCACACGGCGGGGGTCACAGGTTCAATCCCTGTCGCACCCACCATCCTTATGTGCTTTCGGTGTCCAACCAGGACGGTCACAACCGGACGACCGATCATCGCGCCCGCATTATTCCGACCAGATGCACCAACATCCGTGTTGATCCGTGCGGCCTTATGCACCCGTGGTCATGTTCCATCCGTATGCTTTCCTGCACTAATGCCGCGTCCATCGACCAACGGCCGATCGATCCAAGCGTCCGAGTCCCGGGACCTCGCCCACCGCCTCCGCGTCGCCTGTTGCTGGTCTGCTACCCCTCATCTTAACCGATGCTGATCGACCGCCCTACTCTGGCGCCCGTCCCGGTCGGCCGCATCCCCGCCGCACCTGCCGCCATGCGCCGATGCGGCTGCTATCGATATGCGCGAGCGCGCAAGGCATGTGCAATCGCGGTAAAGATACGGCCTGAAAGCTGGTGCTGATCGGGAAGGCTTGAGCCCGCAGCCAGTAGAGCACCCATTCGTGACGACATCGTTCAACATGGCGCGGGATGTGAAAGGAAGCTGATCGGACGCGTGCGACGTTTGCGTTGACACAGTTTGTTACGCTATACGACCTAATGAACTTCTACCCAATATGGCCGATTCTTGCAGTATTTGTTGGGTTGTTCTGGTTGGCCAGATTTAGGCTGTTCGCGGCGGCTGACACGCCACCGACACAGCAGGTACGGCGCCTGCAAACGATTGACGGGCTGCGCGGCTATCTGGCGCTCAGCGTCATGCTTCATCATGCCGCGATATATC
Proteins encoded:
- a CDS encoding deoxyguanosinetriphosphate triphosphohydrolase yields the protein MTQADSASAPQTMRWDRLLDDTRLGSEHRSRSSATVRSTETTRSEFQKDQDRLIFSEPFRKLGRKTQVHPLPQNDRVHNRLTHSLEVSCVGRSLGELAGKRLHAEGHLPVGVVAADVAAIVQAACLAHDIGNPPFGHAGEFAIRDWYVKQDPAFFAGMDIPCIEDLRTFEGNAQGFRLLTSLVDTAGLRLTYATLGSFIKYPWSATQAPRYRPGKFSYFDSEREVFATIARSMGLLEVEPGVYCRHPLAYFVEAADDICYAIIDIEDGIEMGILHTFEVEELLLSVLQPALRDQFTQFRDGRSDRQRVRWLRGKAVDLLIEGCAASFFDNADAILSGRFPSTLVEVGNPDIARGVAAAKTLARERIFTHTRKMEIEIGAYAAVDTLLDACSDAARELLAAGSGHTLSYRASRILGLMGESAPTEKTGLEDSYRLINDFLSSLTDNRATELAQVIRGRG
- a CDS encoding nicotinamidase — protein: MGAGLKLEPRTDVLGVVDLQASFMPGGELPVAGGHNIIPIVNGLLQNHFRHAFATQDWHPAGHTSFASAHPGRKPYDVVSMPYGPQILWPDHAVQGTKHAELHHDLDSHRIELIIRKGWRPELDSYSAFLENDGRTPTGLKGWLIDRGVRRLFLCGLAADFCVAWSAEDAARAGFETFVIEDATRGIGLEQPDGHTSLDHAKERLTGLGVTFIRSTDLA